A stretch of DNA from Augochlora pura isolate Apur16 chromosome 8, APUR_v2.2.1, whole genome shotgun sequence:
AGCACATTATTCGCATTcctaacatattatataacaagTATACTTAGTTATaagtttgttaaaaaatactatgtatgtataaattagAGAATGCTGTGTATTCTTCAATGGCTACAAATATACTCTTGTGCATGAAGTATTGTGTAATGCTTAGATGTAGTTTACCTGAAGCATGTATAGTTTGTtctagtatttaataatgctttggttaatttaaacattatataacatatagtttttttcatttgtgcaatattacagtaattaatagttcgatagtatattatgtaattcttCTTCTATTGCATGCAATCATTTTTGCAAGATTGCACATTTTTACATGCTGTCATATGTatacacatttttattgctaacatttctttgtttttgCGACTaagctaaatttaatttaaaattaaagctgTTGTTATACGTAACTATGTGTTATTGCGAATTCTATCTTCGGGAATTAATGTTGTTCACAGTTCTCATTTAGTGTTGTTAAAATGGACTTTATACTTCCGAATGCGATAcagtgtaatttaattttagtatctTCATTACATTAGTTACTTGTTAAATAGTTTATAGTTCAAGAGTTTGAGAggtcttttatttaaaaagacatAGATTTACATGTTtgagaagatatttttaaaaattgaaaaaatatattggtaaatagaaattatgaCTGAACACAAACTCAATATATAGAACCAGTGGATCAACAACTTCGACGAAGCAGTGCTCAAGTACAGTCTACAACATTACCTAAACTTCCATCAACAGAGTCCCTATCGACAAGTGTAAATTTAACAACTGCTGCTCCTCCACTATCTCCAGGTATAAATACAAAGTTACATTAATATCATAATGGgcaataatacaaaaatttgccAGGTGCTTTTTACCTTTTTTGTGAATAAATTCTCTTCCTTACTTGTTCAAGTAGTTAATTAGCTGTAAGAAACtgcattcttttatttcttgttcgGCTTCATTACATTTACCTGTGTATTATGCATATATTGTAAtccataaattttataatgtaatctTTGTACATTGTATACCTTCCTTTGTTtgataaactattaaatatgtatattaaatagacgattataaatatcaactctaaatataacaataatttgttataattattatatataaagtttatgatttataaacaTTGTAGCAAATATAGAACTATAGGATGAAAATATGCTAACTGCATAatgaattatgttaataaaattatgccaAGCATAATACTTCCATTTATAAAGTACAAAATTTGCATTGtactttataacaaaaatgctGCAtcttgattttaaaaattctatgagTCTCTTAACTATATGCTTCTTTCATAGAGcaataagttttattttcaaaaaagtaTCGAGATAGAACTTGCCAAAGCTTGTAATGTGAATGTTTTGTGCTAAACGATATTTCAGGCTTCTAGTCTTaagtatgtatatgtaaatattgatgCAATCATAAATAGCAGagtttttaatgatattgCTATATCAAATCTGTTGCAGTCTTATAACATAAGTTTTTCATACAATGATTCATGTTATCATTTgtcagtttttattaaatattatcatttacaTAAGTTAATCATCTTACGGATCATATATAGAACTAAAactgaaaagagaaaaagtggAAAGAGTTTCTTCACTAGCTTAATAATCTATTCAATTAAGTGTATAgcaaaataatcataataaaacaaagaatattattcaaagCTTTTTATCAGTAACTATCTTGTGTATTATTACTGATAACTTTTGCAAATGTAattgtttgtaaattattctaacaGTAATAtgtaatcaatattaaattcaataatttcaggAATTTATCTGTTATAGGATTGTCTGCGATGGGAGAAGGTAATCAAAAAACGGATAATACATCTGATAAGGTAATTAATGTCATTAGATATTGATATCTATTTTGTAaactgataaaataattacatccTACATCTCTACATTATTTTGTAGTCTCTAGACTCTTGTAAATTAACTCGGAAAGAATCATATAAGGCTCAaaggaaaaattatagaatggAGAAAAAACGTGTTGCTAATGAACTTCTCAGTTCATTTAAAGATCCAACTGTTATTGTGATGAGCGATTGGCTAAAAGTGCGTGGAACACTGAAGAGTTGGACAAAGCTGTGGTGTATTTTGAAGCCAGGTTTACTCTTACTGTACAAAAGCCCTAAAACAAAAGTTCATATCTATGTTacttctaatataatatttgttctttACTCAAAGTTATAATCATGTAATTGTTATAGAGCAATCATTGGGTAGGTACAGTTTTACTGAACACATGTCAAGTGATAGAACGACCAAGTAAAAAGGATGGCTTttgctttaaattatttcatcctTTGGAGCAATCAATTTGGGCTCCAAGGGGTCCAGAGAAAGAGACCATAGGTaggtatttaattttctagaagTATTATTAAGAACAactttttacataattttatattatctctTAAGGTGCTGTTGTACAACCCTTGCCTACTTCCTACTTAATCTTTAGAGCTCCTTCACAGGCAGCTGGTAAATGTTGGTTGGACGCGCTTGAATTATCTTTACGTTGTTCTTCACTTATTATCCGTTCAACAAGTGCATTGCCCCGTGCTCTGCCACATGACACTACAACAACTCATGAAACTCAATGGAGTGAAGCTGATTATGAGAAACATTTTGATGAACATGGTAAGTGATAGAAAAGGatatttttagcaaaattAGTTCTACATTTAGCAAGTAACATTTATGAGTCAAGCTAATAATGTTTGCTTCCAAAcctttatatacatttaatctCACTAGCTAGAAGAGTATATAACTGCATTTAGAGAATTACTTAGTTAAGTTTCATTCTTGGtgattacaaatattaatggcATCATTATTATAACTCCTTTCCTGGCATCTATCACCTTGAACACTTATTTCCTATGCCCAAAGTATGTTTATCTAATTATGCTCCTCGATCGCCTGCAACCCCTCAAAGACGTTTGTTATCATGCCCACAGTCACTCTTACCTAATGCCACTGATACTCCTAGAAGTGCTTGTCCTTCACCGACTCCAATGTTTCAACAATTGTACCACGCAATTGCATATTGGGACAAACGGTTCTGTGACAGATCTCCAACACCTGCTACAGATACAGatacaatagaaatttcaaattctgtGGGGACGTTAGGTGATGGAGATATGTATCCTAACAGATCACGCACTGAAATTAAAGCCCTAAACCGTGTGCTATCTACCAATAGACGCATGACTCTTCCCTCTATACATGTCCTTCAGTATGACACCCCACAAGTAGTAACGCTAGATCCTGTGCACTCCTCACACACAGACCTGGACGACATTAGCCAACCTGAAAATGGAGTCGCAGCCGATGCAGAGATCAGTGCATCAGACAGTGAATCTGAAGGATCAGCTAAAGAAGATCAACCTGAAACAATCAACGAAACTCCATATGTTGCAAATGAGAATGAAATTCTTGGATCGGTACAATGAATCACATAattttttgttgtatttacactaagaattataaaaatttaattaaaattcaaactaTAGGCTGGAGAAGTTGTCACAGAATTACAAGAAGAACAAAAATCTTTAATATGGTTCCTGATGAAACAAGTTCGACCAGGCATGGATTTGTCTAAAGTAGTTTTGCCAACTTTTATTCTAGAACCTCGTTCATTTTTAGAGAAACTGGCTGATTCCTATTATCACGCAGACTTGTTGTCTCAgtaagttaaataaatgtttattaacgtATGatcataaatttgtataaattattcataatcgTTACAGAGCTGTATTAGAAGATGATGCATTTACACGTATGAAAGGTGTTGTCAAGTGGTATTTATCTGGATTCTACAAGAAACCTCAGGGCTTGAAAAAACCATATAATCCATTATTGGGAGAAACCTTTCGCTGTTATTGGCAGCATCCTAATGGTTCAAGGACTTTCTACATAGCCGAACAAGTAGACTTTCTATTactgaaaaaagaattttaaaaatgactgGAGCTaaacttgtaataatttatcctTACAGTTATCTCATCATCCGCCTATATCGGGATTTTACGTAACAAATCGTCAAGACGGGTTTACTATTAGCACTACAATTATTGCTAAATCTAAGTTTTATGGTGAGTATACGCAAACGCACgagcaatatattttttttaaataaatagtccGGTCGatcatatatttctcttttccaGGCAATTCAACATCAGCTGTTTTAGATGGAGTTgcaatattaacaatgttaCCTAGAGGAGAGGATTACACAATGACTATACCATATGCTCATTGTAAAGGTATCTTCATGGGTACATTATCTATGGAATTAGGTGGTAAGGTTCAAATAAATTGCGAGAAAACGGGTTATCATactgaaatagaatttaagcTCAAggtaattaacataatataaaattaaaattgaaaatgctcatatttatatgcaaatcattatttttgttacagcCATTCCTTGGTGGAGCAGAACAAATGAATCAAGTAGCAGGAGCGATACGTTTAGGAAAAGAAACTCTTGCTACTATATCAGGATACTGGGATGGTCAAATAGTAATTACTGATAAGAGGGCAGGAGTATGTAATacacaaatatttgttatgctaataataatagtagattCATACAGTGTACAAATTAATACCACGTTGATTGATTTTATAGCAAGAAAGTGTGTTCTTTAATCCAACGCCAGAAGTGCGCAAAAAGAGATTGAAGAAATATACAGTACCAATAGATCATCAAGGTGCATGGGAAAGTGAAAAATTATGGTATGAAGTTACTCAAGCAATTAATCGAGATGATCAAGTTGCTGCTACCGATGCAAAAACTCAGTTAGAAGAGGCGCAAAGAGAACGTGCCAAGGAACGAAAACTTAAGAGTCAAGAATGGATTCCTAAACATTTCGTTCAGGTATTATAATCTCTCTCCGTATAGAGATGATTTGAAAGTAGTAGTAAACGTTTTTTTGCCCTTTCATTTaataagattattaaattgtattgttatacggataaaataattaaattttttctcttGCAAAGTGATATTCTGTTAACAGGACATCATAACGGGTAATTGGGTGTATCGACATGCAGATGTTAGACCCTGGGATCCCAGAAATGATGTTGTGCAATACGAACAAGATTACATTGTACGCACTAAAACTAGACATAAAACACCAATCATGCGTACTGGCAGTATCGTTTCAACTGATCCTCAAACACAGGTACAGAAATGCTAAAGTTAAACGGTAAAATGCATGTTCATATTGCACGttcaaagtaataatattataatcatttgACCTACAATCATCTCCATGCtgaaaacgaatttattatgtatgtcAGGTAATTCATCGTTTATAGtatgtaatacattttataatgaCCTTAGTACATCTTTTTATAAAGTTTGAagatgtatacatatatggctatgcactttgttatttttaactctatgataaatataagatatacaCGATAAGGTATAGTTAAATGTTTTGTTTATGTTTCAGGTCCCACTTCTTCAAGCAGAATCTCGCTCCTCGCTCTCTGTATTGAAGTCTTCGAAAAGAcaattgtcaaataatttgCCATTAACAGAAACAGCTCATGATTCTGGAAGTTCATCTGTAGAGGGTCATTCAGATTCTAGTCAATCAATAGGCAAAAGGAAACGTTCTACTGCAAGGTAAGACACGTCACATTATCGGATACACcaatgtaataacaatttgtgacattgggggggggggggggaggctgCGTGTTAGCATTTTCAATGATcgagtattaatttttcagaataataGATGTTATGAAAGACGTAGAACGTCATATGTTAAAATATGGTGAAGATCTTAATCGCATACAGCGTATCGTAGAGCAAATTGCTGTTAAGCAACGAGAACAAGGTGAACAACATTATACAATGAATATGTTAAAGAACTTTAAAgatacagtttttattattgtaatagttTTCTGTGTACAATACTTGGTAAAAATGTGGACCGCAGAACTCAGCGGAGGTTGAAAAATGCGATAAAATATCGCAATGtacattttatatgttatttatttcctctCGATTCGAGTTATCAGCTTTTATCCAAGGAAGCCTTAATGGCAAGGATACCTAAAATGTCGAATATCTAATTTACACGTGCTTTTGTTTTTGGTGAAGGAATGAGGCACGCGGTGTTTGGTAGAATAtcattaaaacataaaataagaatCCAGAGGTTCCAAGCAATATTCTGTAAACGCAgtgcaatttcattttatttagtttttacaAGCTTTATTTCACACTACTCTGTAGGACAACACCTTCCACGCATTGGAAACTGTAGAGTTCTCTTTCTAGTGATTACTATAACACAACTTAGTTCTTGAATAGTCATCTCAGAGACGACAACTGTTAAGGGTGTATGGgattaaattcattattttgttgAGCTTATCatgtacataatatttcatattatattgcacggaaagtaattatatatttattgagaGAACCTAAGATGTTGTAGTCTTTAACGCAGTCGCtcaataataaactataatattattaaggtTCTTGTAAAGATGataagatatattattgtaataaattttattgtattatcttGAACTACTAAGATTACGGAAAATGGGAGTGTTAATTGCAGTTccaagttaaatataatataaattttacaatggtTACCGAAAATGGCAGCTTAAAGATATTAGTGCATCGGTCATTAGTATTGTTGTTTGTTAgagtatatattgtatacatatatacacacacacatatatatatatacacaatatacagtaaatGTCAAATGTTAACATTCTCGATGCaatatgaatgaaaaatgtcgTCCAAAATTTTGGAATAGTGCTTAAGCcgtaattttgattttgtatcTTTATATTGCCGAATTTATTGCAACGTATCGAATAAGATTCGCGTAACTTCGTTTCCATATTTAGATACACCTGCATGAACTATACCACTTTATACTCTAGCAacttaaaatgaattttaattatatatgcttataaattattgcaactcTGAGTGCAAGAATATCGACCCTCTAAGTAAAATACTTTCCAggtaaaaaaatgaagacatctagtaattttaatattaaagtatatgaTAAATATCTAAGTGATTTTGATTTTCAGTGTTGtttcatatgaaattaaaaaacttaaCGAAATCCTATTTAAATCTTTCAGTAGCATTGATTTTGGAAATACAacgtacaataaaatttagtgcttttataatctaatattttagtaacaaAAGAATCCTCCTCAAcagtaatttcttttaaagatTGAACAGTGcatatttcgagaaaacaAACAAGAAAATTTCATACTGTATCGTGATATAgtaactgtataaaatttaaatactgtttccttttatacagtttttcaatttaatttgtacCTCTTTCTGCATATGACATATGATTATAATCATAGTcgcaataataatgaataattgcCATTAACTTTGTCTATAGATTTCTgcttcatatttaaaatataaatgccttaaaatgtaataaaacattccttaatttttagaaatttttaacaatgctGAGACCAATCTTTTGTTACTAGATGGTAATATGTATGCTTTGTACTTTTTAGAACTAGCTGCAAACTATTCTACGAATATGTTAAATAGTTTCggtgataattaataaattctacaaacgaaattttttaattcatttaagtCAGTTCAAATTTactcatttaatatttatgactAAAAATGGCCTCCATggtaaatattatcatattttgcacaaagatttataacaatttttcatttgaaatgtCCTGACTTATGTCCATGtattaactatttataattatttataagaatttaaaagGAGAATCAGATTAGAATAATctaaagaaatagaaataatataacggGAGCTCTTATCACATTTTGCATGTGGTATTGTTTACTATGatagattattttttgtaatatttatggaaccaatatatttttggtagTGTacctgatatttttatattatactttaattaaGTTCTATATCCATACATTTTTTGAACAATCATAAGATTTTATTCactgtttattattatcaatttctttcgtACTTTTCTCAAGTCTcattcgttaattaatatttaggacttgttaaaatatataaaattagaaataaatgaatacaaaatggttaaaaagacattacaaattttaaatatgaatattttatgtaattgaaaggattttttaaattacctaCAACTATACATTTAGATTGTAGttctattgatatttttaaatgttttaattatttcgattaattatttacaccaTGACCAGGTATATATtgtaagtaatatataatatataatattatgatgaataaataaaatacaaatataatctCGTATTACTTTCTTAaaacattcatttattttttactataatgtattctacaaaaattagtAGTAAAAAAATGGGCTGatcttgtttcatttataatacttcATATCAAGTTATGAACGTAAACGGAAAACCTTCTTCAAAAAACAGCCTACAACATCATGATACCAAAGATAATAAAGATGTTAAAAGTGACAGCACCAAATCATCATgtaagataaataattctatttttaataaggtTATACTATTTACATTCTCATTAAGAtatgaaacaaatatctttaaatttacaatgttactgaataatttattagcaatAGGTCATATACAAGTAACACCGCAGATGATTCGTGCAGCCATAAAAAGGTTGCAACATCGTCAATTTTTCGTCAATATGAACCTAATCGCAGACTATTTACGTCGTAATTATCCTgttgatagaaataaaaaaacatttagagaagaattgattaaaaaattggacTGTGCGGTTCGCGTTGGATTAATAGTGATGCATGCACAGGATGCTTACTGTATACCTAATATAAGGGAGGAcgcaaataatacaaaaacagCTCTCTTGGAATTTTGGGAGATGTATGAAAATGTGAGTAAagagtttataaatttttgttttttttttaataatttataacaattgctatttctttttctagtataaaaaattatctgtTCTACGGTATggaaatcaaaatagaaaggGATCCACTACCAAAAGGAAATCGAGAAACAAGATAAAAGACTTGAAGAAATAAgcaattttccataaaacaaaCGACAATGTacttaatgaaaatataatcttttgtatttgtttactgataaatattgtacatcACATACAATTAGTgggatatacatataaatgtattagtacatatatttttcaatgatatgatatacgaaattttttataatacatattataatacataataaaatataatgtgtattatattataatcaaaagatacatttttaaatttaaaacactATTAATAAGTTCATAGACTTATGAAAAGTCTTAATCATTGCGTAAATTGTAATGCAGAAAAGAGATTGTTTGCATCATAAAACGATGGTTCATGTAAACTTTCGTCTGCAGATAAATAGTCTGTGTCACTATCAACTTTACTTTGATCAGCTTTTGTTCGTTTAGTTctattttttcgtttaatttgaaTGTTATCTTGAGTTTGAAATAATACTGGAActagagattttatttttgacaaCAGTATGTGAAATAGTCTTAACAGACTAGGAGAGTTTTTGAAGACAGTATTTATGTATCCATCGATATCATAACGtgtcttaaaattatttgataaattgtataataaagtcCCATTATACAAATTAGCTATCTTGGTATGTGGATAGGGGTAATCTAAAAGTGCATTCAAGTTTATAGCTTCCAATAAACAACTCTGAAACTGTGCAAATGCATGAACGATTgtcttattatatttcttatcgtttaaatgcaattttttgtacatttcaaaatgagaaataaaaaatggtgCTGCTAGTAAACAATCATCTGAATTAATATCCTGACATGcttcaaaaattgtaacattcaTTGAATAATGAGGACtgtcattattttcttttcttcttttccgtatattttcaattgatgaaccatatttattgttaaaataatttacatttctaaATCTTCCGATTTTCGAGtctattatattgaataatagagaaacaagtaaagaatatacataatatttgtacaatttacatTCTTGTTCATGTTCAATCCAATATTTCATACAAGCAATGTATAACATCCATTCTggtataaattcatttatacatTGATCACCTTTTACTCCCAAAGTCACATCTAAAATCTCTTTTCGAAGTAGTAATGGAAGTTGTCTAAGTCTAGACAGATTTGGTATTGCACAAGAAAATAATGTGTCTAATCCTTCTAACTCATGACACgcaagatttttattagaacatCTAATCATGTACTGcataacatttttgtttttacttaGTCCTGATGTCAGAAGTGTATATATCATTCTAATAATCTCTaaacttattatattactcgaaggataattgtaattttctatttgttgtGGACAAATATATAAACGTCGGAGTAACAAgtcaataaaatatgaaggaTATCTGgccattaaaaattcgttccTAAACCAGTTAggtaaatgtaaaatagaatcTGATGTATTAAATGTATCTAAAATCTCAAGTTCATCTCCCTGCTCTTCTTCTTCACTTGCTTCATCTTCCTCTCCATCACAGGTTTCTTCTATGTATTGCAAATTATTGATATCTTCATCAAATTTAAAACTTATGTTTACAGAATGTGTGGTGACTTGAGCAGCATATTCTTGTGAAAATCCTAATGGTACAAGTACATATGCAGATGCatttgtataaacatttacattggtctctattatatttaatattctttgtcTTGTAGGTTTACGTAATCTGCATAGAATATTGATCACTGCTTTGTCCAATGTATGTTTACTCAACCAAGTGAGAGTTGCTTCTATAATGAAAAATCTGTGGATATGTCTTTTTTTTCCTACTCCTcgcaaatgtttaaaaaagtttttaaatattttactctttACATAGTCATTTCCTAATAGTATAGCTGCTAGAGGTAGCATAGTCTGATTCAAACCTTTAAAAGAGTTCAGTAGGTATTCAACCCTGTACATTTTACAGCATTTCATGTAACCTTGTCCGGTTGAACTTCTTATTGTACCAGGATGTAAAGTGTTGAATGGTATATACATTGttccataaatataaaaatcagagTCATAACTGAGTACAGGACAATCTAATATCTTTGCTACAGAAGCTATCGAATTATCAGCTTCAAGTAAACATTGAGCATGTCGAATGTTTTTCTCTGTTAAAACATCTTTAAAAACTTGTTTATTGAACagaggaaaatatttcatacgttGCTGAGTCATTGGAGAAAAATTAGCTGctgtataaacattttcctTCCGTCTTTGTATtgctgttttcaattttttgttttcataGCCACCATCTAGGAGGACTAATGGTACTACATTGCATTTTAGGAGTTCATCAAAGAAATCTGATACACATTTGGCATAATTGTCATAATCACCGCCGAACGCACAATTAGTCTTGCATAACCGATACAGGAAACATGCAACACTATTACCATCGATTACCAAGTATGTGTCATGTAgttcgtaatattttaaaaaatgatctgATCGATTGTTTATGTAACTTGTTAAACTTTTTATACCCATTTTGAgacaatattattgttttcatttatgGTTAATAGcacaatttgaatttatatttccttgTACACATACATTCCTTATACGTTCTGTCTATCTTTCGTATTAACTTTCTGTtacaattgtttataaaatagaaagtaaatACACTGCTTTTACTTCTTTTCGTACATTGGTCTCTGACCTCTAAACATGTGCAAGGAAATTACATATCTATATGTAAATACTGTTTCTCGTCCGTGTAGGCACTTACACGTAGACCCTATTGCTTTCATTCTGTCTCTTTCGATCATCTCCCATTTTCTTTCTGAACTAACTGCGTGAAGCTGGATGCGCGTTAAAATAGTGGGGATAAAAAGGCGCAATATAGTGAGGTAGAAATTGCTCAATATGGTGAGGCATCACTGTCTATTTTATGTACAATGTATGTATTGATTCTCTATGACTACTCAACATCATGAGTGACTACtacatatttcataaaaattgtcaaataaataaaaattctaaattgtaAATAGATCTGAAGAtgatgtgtatgt
This window harbors:
- the Orp8 gene encoding oxysterol-binding protein-related protein 8 isoform X4, with amino-acid sequence MGININKFRSIMSSQPIVVPGGDHRSQSETHSVSVGSASDSFKTMTPPNVSRSLSNQPVDQQLRRSSAQVQSTTLPKLPSTESLSTSVNLTTAAPPLSPGLSAMGEGNQKTDNTSDKSLDSCKLTRKESYKAQRKNYRMEKKRVANELLSSFKDPTVIVMSDWLKVRGTLKSWTKLWCILKPGLLLLYKSPKTKSNHWVGTVLLNTCQVIERPSKKDGFCFKLFHPLEQSIWAPRGPEKETIGAVVQPLPTSYLIFRAPSQAAGKCWLDALELSLRCSSLIIRSTSALPRALPHDTTTTHETQWSEADYEKHFDEHVCLSNYAPRSPATPQRRLLSCPQSLLPNATDTPRSACPSPTPMFQQLYHAIAYWDKRFCDRSPTPATDTDTIEISNSVGTLGDGDMYPNRSRTEIKALNRVLSTNRRMTLPSIHVLQYDTPQVVTLDPVHSSHTDLDDISQPENGVAADAEISASDSESEGSAKEDQPETINETPYVANENEILGSAGEVVTELQEEQKSLIWFLMKQVRPGMDLSKVVLPTFILEPRSFLEKLADSYYHADLLSQAVLEDDAFTRMKGVVKWYLSGFYKKPQGLKKPYNPLLGETFRCYWQHPNGSRTFYIAEQLSHHPPISGFYVTNRQDGFTISTTIIAKSKFYGNSTSAVLDGVAILTMLPRGEDYTMTIPYAHCKGIFMGTLSMELGGKVQINCEKTGYHTEIEFKLKPFLGGAEQMNQVAGAIRLGKETLATISGYWDGQIVITDKRAGQESVFFNPTPEVRKKRLKKYTVPIDHQGAWESEKLWYEVTQAINRDDQVAATDAKTQLEEAQRERAKERKLKSQEWIPKHFVQDIITGNWVYRHADVRPWDPRNDVVQYEQDYIVRTKTRHKTPIMRTGSIVSTDPQTQVPLLQAESRSSLSVLKSSKRQLSNNLPLTETAHDSGSSSVEGHSDSSQSIGKRKRSTARIIDVMKDVERHMLKYGEDLNRIQRIVEQIAVKQREQGEQHYTMNMLKNFKDTVFIIVIVFCVQYLVKMWTAELSGG
- the Orp8 gene encoding oxysterol-binding protein-related protein 8 isoform X2, with amino-acid sequence MGININKFRSIMSSQPIVVPGGDHRSQSETHSVSVGSASDSFKTMTPPNETDILQRLRDKLPFDGEPVDQQLRRSSAQVQSTTLPKLPSTESLSTSVNLTTAAPPLSPGLSAMGEGNQKTDNTSDKSLDSCKLTRKESYKAQRKNYRMEKKRVANELLSSFKDPTVIVMSDWLKVRGTLKSWTKLWCILKPGLLLLYKSPKTKSNHWVGTVLLNTCQVIERPSKKDGFCFKLFHPLEQSIWAPRGPEKETIGAVVQPLPTSYLIFRAPSQAAGKCWLDALELSLRCSSLIIRSTSALPRALPHDTTTTHETQWSEADYEKHFDEHVCLSNYAPRSPATPQRRLLSCPQSLLPNATDTPRSACPSPTPMFQQLYHAIAYWDKRFCDRSPTPATDTDTIEISNSVGTLGDGDMYPNRSRTEIKALNRVLSTNRRMTLPSIHVLQYDTPQVVTLDPVHSSHTDLDDISQPENGVAADAEISASDSESEGSAKEDQPETINETPYVANENEILGSAGEVVTELQEEQKSLIWFLMKQVRPGMDLSKVVLPTFILEPRSFLEKLADSYYHADLLSQAVLEDDAFTRMKGVVKWYLSGFYKKPQGLKKPYNPLLGETFRCYWQHPNGSRTFYIAEQLSHHPPISGFYVTNRQDGFTISTTIIAKSKFYGNSTSAVLDGVAILTMLPRGEDYTMTIPYAHCKGIFMGTLSMELGGKVQINCEKTGYHTEIEFKLKPFLGGAEQMNQVAGAIRLGKETLATISGYWDGQIVITDKRAGQESVFFNPTPEVRKKRLKKYTVPIDHQGAWESEKLWYEVTQAINRDDQVAATDAKTQLEEAQRERAKERKLKSQEWIPKHFVQDIITGNWVYRHADVRPWDPRNDVVQYEQDYIVRTKTRHKTPIMRTGSIVSTDPQTQVPLLQAESRSSLSVLKSSKRQLSNNLPLTETAHDSGSSSVEGHSDSSQSIGKRKRSTARIIDVMKDVERHMLKYGEDLNRIQRIVEQIAVKQREQGEQHYTMNMLKNFKDTVFIIVIVFCVQYLVKMWTAELSGG
- the Orp8 gene encoding oxysterol-binding protein-related protein 8 isoform X8 codes for the protein MGININKFRSIMSSQPIVVPGGDHRSQSETHSVSVGSASDSFKTMTPPNVSRSLSNRISDSGCGTLPSKLEPVDQQLRRSSAQVQSTTLPKLPSTESLSTSVNLTTAAPPLSPGLSAMGEGNQKTDNTSDKSLDSCKLTRKESYKAQRKNYRMEKKRVANELLSSFKDPTVIVMSDWLKVRGTLKSWTKLWCILKPGLLLLYKSPKTKSNHWVGTVLLNTCQVIERPSKKDGFCFKLFHPLEQSIWAPRGPEKETIGAVVQPLPTSYLIFRAPSQAAGKCWLDALELSLRCSSLIIRSTSALPRALPHDTTTTHETQWSEADYEKHFDEHVCLSNYAPRSPATPQRRLLSCPQSLLPNATDTPRSACPSPTPMFQQLYHAIAYWDKRFCDRSPTPATDTDTIEISNSVGTLGDGDMYPNRSRTEIKALNRVLSTNRRMTLPSIHVLQYDTPQVVTLDPVHSSHTDLDDISQPENGVAADAEISASDSESEGSAKEDQPETINETPYVANENEILGSAGEVVTELQEEQKSLIWFLMKQVRPGMDLSKVVLPTFILEPRSFLEKLADSYYHADLLSQAVLEDDAFTRMKGVVKWYLSGFYKKPQGLKKPYNPLLGETFRCYWQHPNGSRTFYIAEQLSHHPPISGFYVTNRQDGFTISTTIIAKSKFYGNSTSAVLDGVAILTMLPRGEDYTMTIPYAHCKGIFMGTLSMELGGKVQINCEKTGYHTEIEFKLKPFLGGAEQMNQVAGAIRLGKETLATISGYWDGQIVITDKRAGQESVFFNPTPEVRKKRLKKYTVPIDHQGAWESEKLWYEVTQAINRDDQVAATDAKTQLEEAQRERAKERKLKSQEWIPKHFVQ